Part of the Desulfolutivibrio sulfoxidireducens genome is shown below.
GGCCTGCTTCTGACCGGGGCCGGGGCGCACCTGATCCTTTCCGTGGCCGCGGTGTTCGGCCATCCCGCCCCCCTTTTCGGCGGGCTTCTCTGCCTCGACGCCCTGGGCGGACTTTTTTTGCTGCTCACCAGCGTGCTTTTCGCCGCCGCCTCGGTCTACGCCCTGGGCTATCTGGCCCGGGAGGACCCTGACGAGCGCCGCGACTTCCAGGAGGGGGCCTTCTTCTCCAACGCCCCCCAGACCGTGTTCATCGCCTGCCTGTTCTTTTTTCTGGGCTCCATGACCGTGGTCACCGCCACCCACCACCTGGGACTTTTGTGGGTGGGCATCGAGGCCACCACCCTGGCCTCGGCCCCGCTGATCTATTTCCACCGCCACCACCGTTCCCTGGAGGCGACCTGGAAATATCTGGTCATCTGTTCCGTGGGCATCGCCCTGGCCCTGATCGGCAACATCCTCCTGGCCGCCTCCTCCGGTCCGGGCGGGGAGGCCTCCCTGTACCTGGACGATCTTCTGGCCCATGCCCCGTCCATGAATCCCATGTGGTTCAAGGCCGCCTTCGTGTTTCTGATCGTGGGCTACGGCACCAAGATGGGTCTGGCCCCCCTGCACACCTGGCTGCCGGACGCCCATAGCGAATCGCCCTCCCTGGTCTCGGCCCTGCTCTCGGGGGCGCTGCTCAACTGCGCCTTTCTAGGCATCCTGCGCGGGCATCAGATCGGGGTGGCGGCCGGGCTTTCGGATTTCTGCTCCCCGGTCTTCGTGGCCCTGGGCCTTTTTTCCATGGCCGTGGCCGCGGCGTTCATCATCGGCCAGGGGGATTTCAAGCGCATCCTGGCCTATTCCAGCGTGGAGCACATGGGCATCCTGTCCCTGGCCGTGGGCCTGGGCGGTGCGGCGGCATTCGGGGGCATGCTGCACGCCGCCGCCCACTCCGTGACCAAGGCCATGCTCTTTCTTCTGGCCGGCAACATCCTGGCCGCCTTCCATACCAAATCCTCCCACGACGCCCGCGGCGTGATCCGGGCCCTGCCGGTGACCGGGGTGCTGTGGGTGGCGGGCTTTCTGGCCATCACCGGCTCGCCGCCCTTCGGGATATTCGTAAGCGAACTGACCATTTTGAAGGCCGCCCTGGACGCCGGCGGATACGTCCTGGCCGCCGCTTATCTCGGCCTTCTGGGACTTATCTTCTGCGGCATGGCCGTGCCCGTTTTGCGCATGGCCCAGGGCCGCCCCACGCCGCACATCGCGCCGGGGCCGCGCGGCGAGGACCCGTTTTCCGTGGCCCCTCCGCTGGTTTTGGCCGGGCTGTCCGCCCTTTTGGGCCTGTACCCGCCCCCGTTTTTCCAGGACCTTTTGCACCGGGCCGCGATCCTGGCCGCCGGGCTGTAGGAGGGAGGCACGTGCAACCGGACCTGATCATGACCAACGCAGAGAGCGTCGCGCTTGGCGACGTCCCGGTTCTGGATTTCGAATCGCTCCGGAACTTTCTTGTCGGCGAGACGCGCGGCGGCGGACGCCTGGCGACCCTGTGCGGCATGCCCGGGCAGGCCGGCCCACACGGCGGGCTGCGCATCCTGGCCGTGGTGGCCCGGGACGGCGCGGGCATCCTGCGTCCGGTGCTGTCCGAGGTCGGGCCGCGCTACCCCGCGCTCACCCCGGACCTGCCCCAGGCCCACCTGTTCGAGCGGGAGATGGCCGAGCGCTTCGGGGTCGAGCCGGTGGGCCATCCGCGCCCCCGGCCCGTGCGCTACACGGTCCCGGGCAGCCTGGGCCCCAAGGCCCCGGCCAAGCCCCGGCCCCTGCCGGCGGACACGGATTTCTTCCGGATGTCCGGGGAGGAGGTCCACGAGGTGGCCGTGGGGCCGATCCACGCCGGGATCATCGAGCCCGGGCATTTCCGCTTCCAGTGCCACGGCGAGACCGTCTTTCACCTGGAGATCGCCCTGGGCTACCAGCACCGGGGCATCGAGGCCGCCCTGACCGGGCCGCTTTCCCGGGGCGGCCGGGGCTTCGGCCGCATCCCGCATTTCATGGCCACGGCCGCCGGGGACACCACCGTGGGCCACACCCTGGCCTGGTGCGGCACGGTCGAATCCCTGACCCGGACCGGGGTTCCCGAGCGGGCGGCGGCCTTCCGGCTGATCGCCCTCGAACTCGAACGCCTGGCCAACCACACCGGCGACCTGGGAGCCCTGGCCGGGGATGTGGCCTACCTGCCGACCATGTCCTTTTGCGGCCGGCTTCGCGGGGATTTTTTGAACATGACCGCGCTTTTGTGCGGCAACCGTTTCGGCCGAGGCCTTGTGGTCCCGGGCGGGGTGGGTTTCGACGCCGACGGAGCGCGCCTGGCCGAGCTTCGCGGCCGTTTCGAGTCCACCATGCGCGACGTGGAGGGCGCGGCGGACCTTTTATTCGAGACGCCCTCGGTGCGCGCCCGCTTCGAGCACACGGGCGCGATCACCCGGGAAACGGCCACGGCCCTGGGCCTGGTCGGTCCGGCGACCCGGGCCTGCGGTCTGGCCCGGGACGTCCGCGTGGACCATCCCTTCGGCGCGTACGGCCGCATCAGGGCCAGGGCCTCGACCTGGCCGTCAGGGGACGTCTTTGCCAGGGCCAATGTCCGCCGTCTGGAGATACGCGAGTCGGCCCGGCTCATCCGGACCGGACTGGACGCGCTTTCCACCCTGCCCGAGGGCGGGATTGCGGCCGACGGCCCGCCCTGGCCACGGCCCATGCCCCCGGACAGCCTGACCGTGTCCCTGGTCGAGGCCTGGCGCGGCGAGATCTGCCATGTGGCCGCCACCGGCCCGGACGGACGGCTCTCCTTTTACAAGATGACCGACCCCTCCTTCCACAACTGGGAGGGGTTGGCCATGGCCCTGCGTGGCGTGGCCGTCTCGGATTTCCCCTTGTGCAACAAGAGCTTCAACCTGTCCTACTGCGGACACGACCTGTGAGAACCGCCATGAACGCGCCGATTTCGCCGTCCCGCCCGGCCACCCGGCCCGCGCCGCGAAAGGGGGCCTGACCCCGTGCTGCGCGCCGCCCTGGAACGCCTGCGCCAAAAGCGCCGCACCGTGGCCTTTCCGGCCGCGCCCCCGTCCCTGCCGGACCGTTTCCGGGGGCTGCCGGTCATTGACGCCGCGAAATGCCGGCCCGAGTGCCGCAAAGATCCGGCCTGCGCCGCGGCCTGTCCGGTGGGGGCCATCCGCCCGGGTCTGGGCGTGGCCGGAACGCCGGCCATCGACCTGGGCAAGTGCCTGTTCTGCACGGACTGCATGGCCGCCTGCCCCACCGGGGCGTTGACCTTTGGCCGCGACTACCGGCTGGCCGTACGCCAGCGCGAGCACCTGCTTGTGCGGGGGGAGGCCCTCAGGCTGGCCGAGGCCCTGGAGAGGCGGACCCGCCGGCTGTTCGGCCGGTCGCTGAAGCTGCGGCAGGTCAGCGCCGGGGGCTGCAACGCCTGCGAGGCGGATTTGAACGTGTTGACCACCATCGTCTTCGATCTGGGGCGGTTCGGCATCGAGTTCGTGGCCTCGCCGCGCCATGCCGATGGGCTGATGATCACCGGGCCGGTGACCGAGAACATGCGGGAGGCGCTTCTGAAATGCCACGACGCGACGCCCGACCCCAAGATCGTGATCGCCTCGGGGTCCTGCGCCATCTCGGGCGGCCCGTTCGCCGGGATGCCGGAATCCCACGACGGGGCCGACGCCCTTTTGCCGGTAGACCTGTACATACCCGGGTGCCCGCCGCATCCGATCACGGCCCTGGACGGGATGCTGCGGCTCTTGGGGAGAATATAAAA
Proteins encoded:
- a CDS encoding proton-conducting transporter membrane subunit: MLLAILVILPFVLGGAVFFIRSCPVRRGLLLTGAGAHLILSVAAVFGHPAPLFGGLLCLDALGGLFLLLTSVLFAAASVYALGYLAREDPDERRDFQEGAFFSNAPQTVFIACLFFFLGSMTVVTATHHLGLLWVGIEATTLASAPLIYFHRHHRSLEATWKYLVICSVGIALALIGNILLAASSGPGGEASLYLDDLLAHAPSMNPMWFKAAFVFLIVGYGTKMGLAPLHTWLPDAHSESPSLVSALLSGALLNCAFLGILRGHQIGVAAGLSDFCSPVFVALGLFSMAVAAAFIIGQGDFKRILAYSSVEHMGILSLAVGLGGAAAFGGMLHAAAHSVTKAMLFLLAGNILAAFHTKSSHDARGVIRALPVTGVLWVAGFLAITGSPPFGIFVSELTILKAALDAGGYVLAAAYLGLLGLIFCGMAVPVLRMAQGRPTPHIAPGPRGEDPFSVAPPLVLAGLSALLGLYPPPFFQDLLHRAAILAAGL
- a CDS encoding NADH-quinone oxidoreductase subunit C, whose product is MQPDLIMTNAESVALGDVPVLDFESLRNFLVGETRGGGRLATLCGMPGQAGPHGGLRILAVVARDGAGILRPVLSEVGPRYPALTPDLPQAHLFEREMAERFGVEPVGHPRPRPVRYTVPGSLGPKAPAKPRPLPADTDFFRMSGEEVHEVAVGPIHAGIIEPGHFRFQCHGETVFHLEIALGYQHRGIEAALTGPLSRGGRGFGRIPHFMATAAGDTTVGHTLAWCGTVESLTRTGVPERAAAFRLIALELERLANHTGDLGALAGDVAYLPTMSFCGRLRGDFLNMTALLCGNRFGRGLVVPGGVGFDADGARLAELRGRFESTMRDVEGAADLLFETPSVRARFEHTGAITRETATALGLVGPATRACGLARDVRVDHPFGAYGRIRARASTWPSGDVFARANVRRLEIRESARLIRTGLDALSTLPEGGIAADGPPWPRPMPPDSLTVSLVEAWRGEICHVAATGPDGRLSFYKMTDPSFHNWEGLAMALRGVAVSDFPLCNKSFNLSYCGHDL
- a CDS encoding 4Fe-4S dicluster domain-containing protein; the protein is MLRAALERLRQKRRTVAFPAAPPSLPDRFRGLPVIDAAKCRPECRKDPACAAACPVGAIRPGLGVAGTPAIDLGKCLFCTDCMAACPTGALTFGRDYRLAVRQREHLLVRGEALRLAEALERRTRRLFGRSLKLRQVSAGGCNACEADLNVLTTIVFDLGRFGIEFVASPRHADGLMITGPVTENMREALLKCHDATPDPKIVIASGSCAISGGPFAGMPESHDGADALLPVDLYIPGCPPHPITALDGMLRLLGRI